The Populus alba chromosome 6, ASM523922v2, whole genome shotgun sequence genome contains a region encoding:
- the LOC118032214 gene encoding obg-like ATPase 1: protein MATSHYTIMAPDEAAKYCEENKLQSCLQKIIKIGFSAINLIYFFTAGPDEVKCWQIRRQTKAPQAAGTIHTDFERGFICAEVMKFDDLKEFGSESAVKAPFYQQPLSFDYSQNH, encoded by the exons ATGGCAACATCCCACTATACCATCATGGCACCAGATGAAGCAGCTAAGTATTGCGAGGAGAACAAGTTACAAAG TTGCCTTCAAAAGATCATAAAGATTGGATTTTCAGCAATTAATCTAATTTACTTTTTCACTGCTGGCCCTGACGAG GTGAAATGTTGGCAAATCAGACGACAGACAAAAGCCCCCCAAGCTGCAGGGACTATCCATACTGATTTTGAAAGAGGATTTATATGTGCTGag GTCATGAAATTCGATGATCTGAAGGAGTTTGGTAGTGAGTCAGCTGTTAAG gctcCATTCTATCAGCAACCTCTTAGCTTTGATTATTCTCAAAACCATTAA